In the genome of Triticum urartu cultivar G1812 chromosome 5, Tu2.1, whole genome shotgun sequence, one region contains:
- the LOC125510186 gene encoding cytochrome P450 78A9-like produces the protein MATPDDCAASWLLYLSLAAKCGGDHPGRLAGLLAVCAAAFALTCLLHWCFPGGPAWGRWWLTRRLKGSLLPGPRGLPLIGSMWLMTGLSHRKLAAEASRLGGRAKRLMAFSLGETRMVVAAHPDVAREILNSPAFADRPIKESAYGLLFHRAIGFAPHGAYWRALRRVASTHLFSPWQVTASAPQRAVIAHQMVAALASAGAGVEVRRVLRRGSLHNVMWSVFGRRYDLDTNKESEEVRELSQLVDEGYDLLGQLNWSDHLPWLARFDPQGTRARCSRLVPRVNRFVGRIIDDHRSAAPSSAVKDFTDVLLSLQGGDRLADADMIAVLWEMVFRGTDTVAVLMEWVLARLVLHPDVQAQVHEELDRAVGRDRAVTESDAASLPYLHAVIKETLRVHPPGPLLSWARLAASDIHVDGFLIPAGTTAMVNMWAITHDPDVWAEPDEFRPERFAAGEFSVMGSDLRLAPFGAGRRSCPGKSLAMATVAFWLATLLHELEFLPSPDPARGVHLGETLRLSCEMAAPLAVTPRPRRPAA, from the exons ATGGCGACCCCCGACGACTGCGCCGCCAGCTGGCTCCTGTACCTGTCGCTCGCCGCCAAATGCGGCGGCGACCACCCCGGCCGCCTCGCCGGCCTCCTCGCGgtctgcgccgccgccttcgccctcaCCTGCCTCCTGCACTGGTGCTTCCCCGGCGGCCCGGCCTGGGGCAGGTGGTGGCTCACCCGCCGCCTCAAGGGATCCCTCCTCCCGGGGCCCAGGGGCCTGCCGCTCATCGGCAGCATGTGGCTCATGACCGGCCTCTCACACCGCAAGCTCGCGGCGGAGGCCTCGCGCCTGGGCGGCCGCGCCAAGAGGCTGATGGCCTTCTCCCTCGGCGAGACGCGGATGGTGGTTGCCGCGCACCCTGATGTGGCCAGGGAGATCCTCAACAGCCCTGCCTTCGCCGACCGCCCCATCAAGGAGTCGGCGTACGGGCTCCTGTTCCACCGCGCCATCGGCTTCGCGCCCCACGGCGCGTACTGGCGCGCGCTCCGCCGCGTAGCCTCCACGCACCTCTTCTCCCCGTGGCAGGTCACCGCGTCAGCTCCCCAGCGCGCGGTCATCGCGCACCAGATGGTGGCGGCCCTCGCCAGCGCCGGCGCCGGCGTCGAGGTCCGGCGCGTGCTGCGGCGCGGGTCGCTGCACAACGTGATGTGGTCCGTATTCGGCCGCCGCTACGACCTGGACACGAACAAGGAGAGCGAGGAGGTCCGCGAGCTGAGCCAGCTCGTCGACGAGGGCTACGACCTGCTGGGCCAGCTCAACTGGTCCGACCACCTCCCCTGGCTGGCCCGCTTCGACCCGCAGGGCACACGCGCCCGGTGCTCCCGTCTCGTCCCCCGCGTGAACCGCTTCGTCGGCCGCATCATCGACGACCACCGCTCCGCCGCTCCCTCCTCCGCCGTCAAGGACTTCACCGACGTCCTGCTCTCCCTCCAGGGCGGCGACAGGCTCGCCGACGCGGACATGATCGCGGTGCTCTGG GAGATGGTGTTCCGCGGGACTGACACAGTGGCGGTGCTGATGGAGTGGGTGCTGGCGCGGCTGGTGCTGCACCCGGACGTGCAGGCGCAGGTGCACGAGGAGCTGGACCGCGCGGTGGGGCGCGACCGCGCCGTGACCGAGTCCGACGCGGCCTCCCTCCCCTACCTCCACGCCGTCATCAAGGAGACGCTGCGTGTGCACCCGCCCGGCCCGCTGCTCTCCTGGGCCCGCCTCGCCGCCTCGGACATTCACGTTGACGGGTTCCTCATCCCCGCTGGCACCACAGCCATGGTGAACATGTGGGCCATCACCCACGACCCCGACGTGTGGGCCGAGCCGGACGAGTTCCGCCCGGAGCGCTTCGCCGCCGGCGAGTTCTCCGTCATGGGGTCGGACCTCCGCCTGGCGCCCTTCGGGGCCGGGCGGAGGAGCTGCCCGGGGAAGAGCCTGGCGATGGCGACGGTGGCATTCTGGCTGGCGACGCTGCTGCACGAGCTGGAGTTCCTCCCCTCCCCCGACCCGGCGCGCGGCGTCCACCTGGGGGAGACCCTGAGGCTGTCGTGCGAGATGGCGGCCCCGCTGGCGGTGACGCCGAGGCCGCGACGCCCGGCGGCGTGA